From Enterococcus mundtii, the proteins below share one genomic window:
- a CDS encoding PTS sugar transporter subunit IIA: MLRYFYENDLVNYVETTINDWRVAIEESSRHLLEKRIIDHVYVEEMIRNVEEHGAYILIAPHVAMPHAMQGGSHVFDTTISFTKMNVPVPFEEGTKSASLFFTLAAKEPKQHLENIQSLSELLMQDGLIEELLATETIEDYQMVMEKYEPI; this comes from the coding sequence ATGTTGAGATATTTCTATGAGAATGACTTAGTCAATTATGTAGAAACTACGATAAATGATTGGCGAGTAGCAATCGAGGAGAGCAGTCGTCACTTATTAGAAAAAAGAATCATTGATCATGTATATGTAGAAGAAATGATCCGCAATGTCGAAGAACATGGGGCATATATACTGATCGCCCCACACGTTGCGATGCCTCATGCCATGCAAGGTGGCTCACATGTTTTTGATACGACGATTTCATTTACCAAAATGAACGTGCCAGTTCCTTTTGAGGAAGGGACAAAGTCTGCCAGCCTTTTCTTCACCTTAGCAGCCAAAGAGCCAAAGCAACACCTAGAAAATATTCAATCATTATCAGAATTACTGATGCAAGACGGGTTGATCGAAGAATTGCTTGCGACAGAAACAATCGAAGATTATCAAATGGTCATGGAGAAATATGAGCCAATATAG
- a CDS encoding PTS ascorbate transporter subunit IIC, whose protein sequence is MGAILMEIWTYFATNILTQPAYLIGSIVLLGYVLLGRPLYECIAGFLKATVGYLILAVGSGGLVNNFRPILVGLKDRFDLEAMVTDPYFGQNAVDAGLMETFGRTFSDVMILLLIAFVLNILLVRFQKYTKLRAVFTTGNVQIQQAATAFWILLFCFPELGRVEVLVFMGIILGCYWAVASNLTVGVTQELTDGAGFAIAHQQMFGVYLFSTLAKWWQKSSRKKSGNRKADKKLEDMELPGFLSIFNENMVATSLLMLFFFGIILLVLGQEYLIEAEFMVAGQSFVFYVLTTSLNFAVYLAILQLGVRTFVDELTQSFQGISNTILPGAVPGIDVAATFGFGSPNAVTIGFLFGALGQFLMIILLIVFRSPTIVIAGFIPLFFDNAVIAVFSNNRGGFKAACLFPFLSGLIQVGGSAIFATWIGLSSYGGYIGMFDWATAWPIFTVLMKFFGYVGVALVVVGLLLIPQLQYRKNPEGYFLIVEDYQKYKEKFGDSN, encoded by the coding sequence ATGGGAGCTATCTTGATGGAGATATGGACGTATTTTGCGACAAATATTTTAACACAGCCGGCTTATTTGATCGGTTCGATCGTTTTATTAGGGTATGTACTTCTTGGCCGACCATTATACGAATGTATAGCTGGATTTTTGAAAGCCACTGTAGGTTATCTGATTTTAGCTGTTGGTTCAGGTGGATTGGTGAACAATTTCCGACCGATCTTAGTTGGTTTAAAGGATCGTTTTGATCTTGAGGCGATGGTGACTGATCCCTACTTTGGTCAAAATGCTGTAGATGCAGGATTGATGGAGACTTTTGGGCGAACATTCAGTGATGTGATGATTTTATTATTGATTGCATTTGTGTTGAATATCCTGTTAGTTCGTTTCCAAAAATATACGAAGTTGCGAGCTGTTTTTACGACAGGAAATGTCCAGATCCAGCAAGCAGCTACAGCTTTTTGGATCTTACTTTTCTGTTTTCCTGAATTAGGAAGAGTAGAAGTATTAGTATTTATGGGAATCATTTTAGGGTGTTACTGGGCAGTTGCTTCTAATTTAACTGTTGGTGTGACACAAGAATTGACAGACGGAGCTGGTTTTGCGATTGCGCACCAACAGATGTTTGGGGTGTACCTATTTTCTACCTTAGCGAAGTGGTGGCAAAAGAGTAGTCGTAAAAAAAGTGGGAATAGAAAAGCCGATAAAAAGCTTGAAGATATGGAGCTTCCGGGGTTCTTATCCATTTTCAACGAAAATATGGTGGCGACTTCGTTATTGATGCTGTTCTTCTTTGGCATCATCTTATTAGTATTAGGACAGGAGTATTTGATTGAGGCAGAATTTATGGTGGCAGGACAAAGTTTTGTATTCTACGTACTGACCACTTCTTTGAACTTTGCTGTGTATTTAGCTATTTTACAACTTGGTGTCCGAACCTTTGTGGACGAGTTGACACAATCTTTCCAAGGAATCTCAAATACTATTTTACCAGGAGCTGTGCCAGGGATCGATGTGGCTGCAACTTTTGGCTTCGGATCACCAAATGCAGTCACGATCGGATTTTTATTTGGGGCATTAGGACAATTCTTGATGATCATCTTATTGATCGTCTTCCGATCACCAACGATCGTGATCGCTGGATTTATCCCACTATTTTTTGATAATGCGGTCATCGCTGTGTTCTCTAATAATCGTGGTGGGTTCAAGGCAGCATGTTTGTTCCCTTTCTTATCTGGACTGATCCAAGTCGGTGGTTCTGCAATCTTTGCGACATGGATCGGGTTGTCTAGTTACGGAGGGTACATTGGTATGTTTGATTGGGCGACTGCTTGGCCAATCTTTACTGTTTTGATGAAATTTTTTGGTTATGTAGGTGTTGCACTAGTGGTCGTCGGTTTGTTGCTAATTCCGCAACTACAATATCGAAAAAATCCAGAAGGATATTTTTTGATTGTTGAGGATTATCAAAAATATAAAGAGAAGTTTGGAGACAGTAATTAA